Proteins from a single region of Budorcas taxicolor isolate Tak-1 chromosome 11, Takin1.1, whole genome shotgun sequence:
- the PRRT1 gene encoding proline-rich transmembrane protein 1 has product MSSEKSGLPDSVPHTSPPPYNAPQPPAEPPAPPPQTAPSSHHHHHHHYHQSGTATLPRLGAGGLASGAAAQRGPSSSATLPRPPHHAPPGPAAGAPPPGCATLPRMPPDPYLQETRFEGPLPPPPPAAAAPPPPAPSHTAQAPGFVVPTHTGAVGTLPLGGYVAPGYPLQLQPCTAYVPVYPVGTPYAGATPGGTGVTSALPPPPQGPGLALLEPRRPPHDYMPIAVLTTICCFWPTGIIAIFKAVQVRTALARGDMVSAEIASREARNFSFISLAVGIAAMVLCTILTVVIIIAAQHHENYWDP; this is encoded by the exons ATGTCATCCGAAAAGTCAg gcctccctgactcAGTCCCTCACACCTCTCCACCACCCTACAATGCCCCCCAGCCCCCCGCCGAacctcctgccccgcccccacagACAGCCCCTTCCtcgcaccatcaccaccaccaccactaccaccagtCCGGCACTGCCACCCTCCCACGCTTAggggcagggggcctggcttcTGGGGCCGCCGCTCAGCGCGGTCCCTCGTCCTCCGCCACCTTGCCAAGGCCCCCACACCATGCCCCGCCTGGCCCGGCCGCTGGGGCGCCCCCACCCGGCTGCGCTACCTTGCCCCGCATGCCACCCGACCCTTACCTGCAGGAGACTCGCTTCGAGGGCCCACTGCCCCCaccgccgcccgccgccgccgccccgcccccccctgCGCCCTCTCATACTGCCCAGGCCCCAGGCTTCGTGGTGCCCACGCACACAGGAGCGGTAGGCACGCTGCCGCTGGGGGGCTACGTAGCCCCCGGTTACCCTCTACAGCTGCAGCCTTGCACTGCCTACGTCCCGGTCTACCCGGTGGGCACG CCCTATGCAGGCGCGACCCCGGGGGGAACAGGAGTAACTTCCGCGCTCCCCCCGCCACCCCAGGGCCCAGGGCTGGCCCTGCTGGAGCCAAGGCGCCCGCCCCACGACTACATGCCCATCGCGGTGCTGACCACCATCTGCTGCTTCTGGCCTACAGGCATCATTGCCATCTTCAAGGCAGTGCAG GTGCGCACGGCCTTGGCCCGCGGAGACATGGTGTCAGCTGAGATCGCTTCACGCGAGGCCCGGAACTTCTCCTTTATCTCCTTGGCGGTGGGCATTGCAGCCATGGTGCTCTGTACCATCCTAACCGTAGTCATCATCATAGCAGCGCAGCACCACGAGAACTACTGGGATCCGTAA
- the PPT2 gene encoding lysosomal thioesterase PPT2 isoform X1, which translates to MKSCGSMLGLPGRRLPSAEFLLLLPFLLLLLLLLLPAAPAPHRAAYKPVIVVHGLFDSSYSFRHLLEYINETHPGTAVTVLDLFDGRESLRPLWEQVQGFREAVAPIMAKALQGVHLICYSQGGLVCRALLSVMDEHNVDSFISLSSPQMGQYGDTNYLKWLFPTSMRSNLYRICYSPWGQEFSICNYWHDPHHDDLYLNASSFLALINGERDHPNATAWRKNFLRLGRLVLIGGPDDGVITPWQSSFFGFYDANETVLEMEKQLVYLRDSFGLKTLLARGAIVRCPMAGISHTAWHSNRTLYETCIEPWLS; encoded by the exons ATGAAGAGTT GCGGGAGTATGCTGGGGCTCCCGGGGCGGCGGCTCCCTTCGGCGGAGTTCCTGCTCCTGTTgccattcctgctgctgctgctcctgctgctgctgcccgccGCCCCTGCGCCCCATCGGGCTGCCTACAAGCCGGTCATAGTGGTGCACGGGCTCTTTGACAGTTCGTACAGCTTCCGCCATCTGCTGGAATACATCAATGAG ACCCACCCTGGGACTGCGGTGACAGTGCTCGATCTCTTCGATGGGAGAGAGAGTTTGCGACCCCTGTGGGAACAGGTGCAAGGGTTCCGAGAGGCTGTGGCCCCCATCATGGCAAAGGCTCTTCAAGGGGTGCACCTCATCTGCTACTCCCAGG GGGGCCTGGTGTGCCGGGCACTCCTGTCTGTGATGGATGAACACAATGTGGattctttcatctctctctcctctccacagATGGGACAGTATGGAG ACACAAACTATTTGAAGTGGCTGTTCCCCACCTCCATGAGGTCTAACCTCTACCGGATCTGCTACAGCCCGTGGGGCCAGGAATTCTCCATCTGCAACTACTGGCATG ACCCCCACCATGATGACTTGTACCTCAATGCCAGCAGCTTCCTGGCCCTGATCAATGGGGAAAGAGACCATCCCAATGCCACTG CTTGGCGGAAGAACTTTCTGCGTTTGGGCCGCCTGGTGCTGATTGGGGGCCCTGATGATGGTGTCAttactccctggcagtccag CTTCTTTGGTTTCTATGATGCAAATGAGACAGTCTTGGAGATGGAGAAGCAACTG GTTTATCTGCGGGACTCTTTTGGGTTGAAGACTCTCCTGGCCCGGGGGGCCATAGTGAGGTGTCCAATGGCTGGGATCTCCCACACGGCCTGGCACTCCAACCGTACCCTTTATGAGACCTGCATTGAACCTTGGCTCTCCTGA
- the PPT2 gene encoding lysosomal thioesterase PPT2 isoform X2, whose product MLGLPGRRLPSAEFLLLLPFLLLLLLLLLPAAPAPHRAAYKPVIVVHGLFDSSYSFRHLLEYINETHPGTAVTVLDLFDGRESLRPLWEQVQGFREAVAPIMAKALQGVHLICYSQGGLVCRALLSVMDEHNVDSFISLSSPQMGQYGDTNYLKWLFPTSMRSNLYRICYSPWGQEFSICNYWHDPHHDDLYLNASSFLALINGERDHPNATAWRKNFLRLGRLVLIGGPDDGVITPWQSSFFGFYDANETVLEMEKQLVYLRDSFGLKTLLARGAIVRCPMAGISHTAWHSNRTLYETCIEPWLS is encoded by the exons ATGCTGGGGCTCCCGGGGCGGCGGCTCCCTTCGGCGGAGTTCCTGCTCCTGTTgccattcctgctgctgctgctcctgctgctgctgcccgccGCCCCTGCGCCCCATCGGGCTGCCTACAAGCCGGTCATAGTGGTGCACGGGCTCTTTGACAGTTCGTACAGCTTCCGCCATCTGCTGGAATACATCAATGAG ACCCACCCTGGGACTGCGGTGACAGTGCTCGATCTCTTCGATGGGAGAGAGAGTTTGCGACCCCTGTGGGAACAGGTGCAAGGGTTCCGAGAGGCTGTGGCCCCCATCATGGCAAAGGCTCTTCAAGGGGTGCACCTCATCTGCTACTCCCAGG GGGGCCTGGTGTGCCGGGCACTCCTGTCTGTGATGGATGAACACAATGTGGattctttcatctctctctcctctccacagATGGGACAGTATGGAG ACACAAACTATTTGAAGTGGCTGTTCCCCACCTCCATGAGGTCTAACCTCTACCGGATCTGCTACAGCCCGTGGGGCCAGGAATTCTCCATCTGCAACTACTGGCATG ACCCCCACCATGATGACTTGTACCTCAATGCCAGCAGCTTCCTGGCCCTGATCAATGGGGAAAGAGACCATCCCAATGCCACTG CTTGGCGGAAGAACTTTCTGCGTTTGGGCCGCCTGGTGCTGATTGGGGGCCCTGATGATGGTGTCAttactccctggcagtccag CTTCTTTGGTTTCTATGATGCAAATGAGACAGTCTTGGAGATGGAGAAGCAACTG GTTTATCTGCGGGACTCTTTTGGGTTGAAGACTCTCCTGGCCCGGGGGGCCATAGTGAGGTGTCCAATGGCTGGGATCTCCCACACGGCCTGGCACTCCAACCGTACCCTTTATGAGACCTGCATTGAACCTTGGCTCTCCTGA
- the EGFL8 gene encoding epidermal growth factor-like protein 8: MGSRAEPCTVLGGLWFLLLLMTGERAKGGALKESQGVCSKQTLVVPLRYNESYSQPVYKPYLTLCSGRRVCSTYRTTYRVAWREVRKEVRQTHAVCCQGWKKRHPGALTCDEAICTKPCQNGGVCVRPDQCECAPGWGGKHCHVDVDECRTGVTLCSHRCLNTAGSFTCGCPHGLVLGLDGRTCAEGAPEPPTSASVLNVAVREAGPDERALRREIRELRGRLERLEQWAGQAGAWVRAVLPVPPEELQPEQVAELWGRGDRIESLSDQVLLLEERLGTCFCEDNSLGPGLKGRR; encoded by the exons ATGGGGTCCAGGGCTGAGCCGTGCACTGTCTTAGGCGGACTCTGGTTCCTCCTGCTACTGATGACAGGCGAGCGGGCCAAGGGTGGAGCCCTCAAAGAGAG TCAGGGGGTCTGCTCCAAGCAGACCCTGGTGGTCCCACTCCGTTACAATGAGTCCTACAGCCAACCTGTATATAAGCCCTATCTGACCCTGTGCTCTGGAAGGCGTGTCTGCAGCACCTACAG GACCACGTACCGCGTGGCCTGGAGGGAAGTGCGGAAGGAGGTGCGGCAGACCCACGCCGTGTGCTgccagggctggaagaagcggcATCCTGGGGCACTCACCTGTGATGAAG CCATCTGCACCAAGCCCTGCCAGAACGGAGGCGTCTGCGTTCGGCCGGACCAGTGCGAGTGCGCCCCGGGCTGGGGTGGGAAGCACTGTCACGTGG ATGTGGATGAATGCAGAACCGGCGTCACTCTCTGCTCGCATCGCTGCCTCAATACGGCGGGCAGTTTCACCTGTGGCTGTCCGCACGGCCTGGTTCTGGGCCTGGATGGGCGCACTTGCGCGGAGGGGGCCCCAGAGCCCCCGACCAGTGCCAGCGTCCTCAACGTGGCCG TTCGTGAGGCTGGACCTGATGAGCGTGCCCTGAGGCGGGAGATTCGCGAGCTGCGAGGGCGCCTGGAGAGGCTGGAGCAG TGGGCCGgtcaggctggggcctgggtccGAGCAGTGCTGCCGGTGCCCCCGGAAGAGCTGCAGCCCGAGCAGGTGGCGGAGCTGTGGGGCCGGGGCGATAGGATCGAGTCTCTCAGTGAccaggtgctgctgctggagGAGAGACTGGGCACCT GCTTCTGTGAGGACAACAGCCTGGGCCCAGGCCTCAAAGGGCGAAGATAA
- the AGPAT1 gene encoding 1-acyl-sn-glycerol-3-phosphate acyltransferase alpha isoform X2: protein MELWPGAGTLLLLLFLLLLLLLPTLWFCSPSAKYFFKMAFYNGWILFLAVLAIPVCAVRGRNVENMKILRLMLLHIKYLYGIRVEVRGAHHFPPSQPYVVVSNHQSSLDLLGMMEVLPGRCVPIAKRELLWAGSAGLACWLAGVIFIDRKRTGDAISVMSEVAQTLLTQDVRVWVFPEGTRNHNGSMLPFKRGAFHLAVQAQVPIVPIVMSSYQDFYCKKERRFTSGRCQVRVLPPVPTEGLKPDDVPALADRVRHSMLTVFREISTDGRGGGDYLKKPGGVGEARL, encoded by the exons ATGGAGCTGTGGCCAGGGGCggggactctgctgctgctgctcttcctgctgctgctcctcctgCTGCCCACTCTGTGGTTCTGCAGCCCCAGTGCCAAGTACTTCTTCAAGATGGCCTTCTACAACGGCTGGATCCTCTTCCTGGCTGTGCTCGCCATCCCTGTGTGTGCCGTGCGAGGACGCAACGTCGAGAACATGAA GATCTTGCGTCTGATGCTACTCCACATCAAATACCTGTACGGGATCCGAGTGGAGGTACGAGGGGCCCACCACTTCCCTCCTTCACAGCCCTACGTCGTCGTCTCCAACCACCAGAGCTCCCTCGACCTGCTTG ggaTGATGGAGGTGCTGCCAGGCCGCTGTGTGCCCATTGCCAAGCGGGAGCTGCTGTGGGCCGGCTCTGCCGGGCTGGCCTGCTGGCTGGCAGGAGTCATCTTCATTGACCGGAAGCGCACTGGGGATGCCATCAGTGTCATGTCTGAGGTCGCCCAGACCCTGCTTACACAGGAT GTACGGGTCTGGGTTTTTCCCGAGGGCACAAGAAACCACAACGGCTCCATGCTGCCCTTCAAACGTGGCGCCTTCCACCTCGCAGTGCAGGCCCAG GTTCCCATTGTGCCCATTGTCATGTCCTCCTATCAAGACTTCTACTGCAAGAAGGAGCGCCGCTTCACTTCGG GGCGATGTCAGGTCCGGGTGCTGCCCCCAGTGCCCACAGAAGGGCTGAAGCCGGACGACGTCCCAGCTCTGGCTGACAGAGTCCGGCACTCCATGCTCACTGTTTTCCGGGAAATCTCCACTGATGGCAGGGGTGGTGGTGACTATCTGAAGAAGCCCGGAGGGGTGGGCGAGGCCCGGCTCTGA
- the AGPAT1 gene encoding 1-acyl-sn-glycerol-3-phosphate acyltransferase alpha isoform X1: MLPTVPQTFASHLATPPPTSRKQAHCPSPRPLQVTRMELWPGAGTLLLLLFLLLLLLLPTLWFCSPSAKYFFKMAFYNGWILFLAVLAIPVCAVRGRNVENMKILRLMLLHIKYLYGIRVEVRGAHHFPPSQPYVVVSNHQSSLDLLGMMEVLPGRCVPIAKRELLWAGSAGLACWLAGVIFIDRKRTGDAISVMSEVAQTLLTQDVRVWVFPEGTRNHNGSMLPFKRGAFHLAVQAQVPIVPIVMSSYQDFYCKKERRFTSGRCQVRVLPPVPTEGLKPDDVPALADRVRHSMLTVFREISTDGRGGGDYLKKPGGVGEARL, encoded by the exons ATGCTCCCCACAGTCCCCCAAACCTTCGCCTCGCACCttgccaccccgccccccacctccaggaAGCAGGCCCACTGCCCTTCGCCCCGCCCCCTGCAGGTGACCAGAATGGAGCTGTGGCCAGGGGCggggactctgctgctgctgctcttcctgctgctgctcctcctgCTGCCCACTCTGTGGTTCTGCAGCCCCAGTGCCAAGTACTTCTTCAAGATGGCCTTCTACAACGGCTGGATCCTCTTCCTGGCTGTGCTCGCCATCCCTGTGTGTGCCGTGCGAGGACGCAACGTCGAGAACATGAA GATCTTGCGTCTGATGCTACTCCACATCAAATACCTGTACGGGATCCGAGTGGAGGTACGAGGGGCCCACCACTTCCCTCCTTCACAGCCCTACGTCGTCGTCTCCAACCACCAGAGCTCCCTCGACCTGCTTG ggaTGATGGAGGTGCTGCCAGGCCGCTGTGTGCCCATTGCCAAGCGGGAGCTGCTGTGGGCCGGCTCTGCCGGGCTGGCCTGCTGGCTGGCAGGAGTCATCTTCATTGACCGGAAGCGCACTGGGGATGCCATCAGTGTCATGTCTGAGGTCGCCCAGACCCTGCTTACACAGGAT GTACGGGTCTGGGTTTTTCCCGAGGGCACAAGAAACCACAACGGCTCCATGCTGCCCTTCAAACGTGGCGCCTTCCACCTCGCAGTGCAGGCCCAG GTTCCCATTGTGCCCATTGTCATGTCCTCCTATCAAGACTTCTACTGCAAGAAGGAGCGCCGCTTCACTTCGG GGCGATGTCAGGTCCGGGTGCTGCCCCCAGTGCCCACAGAAGGGCTGAAGCCGGACGACGTCCCAGCTCTGGCTGACAGAGTCCGGCACTCCATGCTCACTGTTTTCCGGGAAATCTCCACTGATGGCAGGGGTGGTGGTGACTATCTGAAGAAGCCCGGAGGGGTGGGCGAGGCCCGGCTCTGA